In Janthinobacterium sp. B9-8, the genomic stretch TTAGGCGCTAAAATAATTCCGGAATATTTTTGCTGGATATAAAAATCGATAATACGAGCCTGCGCATCAACGCCATCCTCAAGACTTGGCCCTCGCCAAACCATCTCAATATTTAAATTCTTTGCTGTATCCTCAGCCCCACGTGCTATTTCTTTCCAGAAAATATGGGTCGCACCCTTAGGGATAAAAACCACCTTAAAAGGAGCTGCCATCACATTGCATGCAGATTGAAGAAAAACCATGCACAACAGAAAATGTATTAACCGCATTTCTTACTCCGTCAGTCCATTTTAGCCCCAAAACTGCAGCCAACACAGCAGTGAATCAAACGTCAACAGACGCTAGCAATATAGTTAATTAATCTTACAAATAAGATTTAGTTTGCAGTTTGGGCTGGTGTTCTATCCGCTAATCATTCAGACATATACTTGTGTTGCTCTGATCAAACATTGATCCCCATCTTTTTATAGCGACCCAATGTCAGCTATTCTAATGACGTGGATTAATCTTTTATTCCTTGACGACTTTTTTTCCCCTATCTGAATTTGGCGATAAATTCTGGATGCACGTATTTGCGTATTTGTTTTTTAAATAAATGTGGGTTCTTATTCGGGACTTCCCGTACTTCCTACCTCTGTGATTTTATTAGCAAGCATTGACTTGACATGCAGAATAAAAAATTAAACCTTTATATTTCAGTGCTAATGGCGTTTTAAACAAAAATATTTAAATCTATTTTCTTGACAATTATATGCCAATGGGCTACTGTCTTGTTTCTGTCATATTGCTGTCAAAATTCTTTAGTATTAATTATTTTTTTATGTGTGTTTTGTAATTTTTACGAATTTTTCTGTTGGTAATAAAAAATGAAAAATATTAATTTTATTAATGCAACGCATGGTATTTTATTTGACTTTTTTCTTAAAATTTACGATCAAACAAATTAAAAAAATAAAGTTATTTATTTTTTTATTGATAAAATATAAATGTAATTTCTATGTGTAAATAAAATTAGTATTTTTTAAATTGTTGTTTGAATAATAAAGTAATTAAATGTTTGATTTTTTACGATAAATAATAAGGAGCTTGTAATGATCCAACAAGAGAAAGAAAGAAGTACTTATGCTTTTCAAGTTCCAAGAACACCATTTTCATTCGATATTGAACCTTCTTTAGCAAACAAGGGTTTTGTCCTGTTTTGTGCTGATCATTATGAATCTACAGATATAGATTTATATTCAAAAGAATTTCAGGAGCTCAGAGAGTCTTATTCCCGTCTTCCAATTGATCGATTTATGATGGATAAAGGAAACTATCGTCAGCGGCGTTTTGCACGTTGGAAAATAAGTAAAGAAAACATGGCATTAGAATGTTTGCCTAAGGGGGAGTTTTTTCAGTCTAAGGATGTCAATCATCTGAATGGAGGGCTTGCTCGCAGTTTCGAACCAATAGAAGAAAAAATTGCGAATTCAAAGTTAATCAGAGGGCTGATTCGTTTTCATTATGATAAATTGCAAAACGATCATGCCGAGTGTTTGGTATATGCGCATCAAATACGAATTATTGGCAATGTCTCATTAAAGGGAAATCCAACGCCAGAAGGAATTCACCGCGACGGGCATGCATATGTTGCTCAAATTATGATTGGGCGTAAAAATGTACTGCTGGCTCAAAGCCATATTTATGATGATCACCAAGAGTTAATTACAAGTTGTGAGTTAAAAAAACCGCTTGATTCTATTTTGATTGATGACCAGCGCTTACTGCACTCGGTTGATCCAATGATTTGTGAAGGAAATGGAAAATGGGCGACGCGAGATATGCTGTTGCTCGATTTTAACCCAATTTGCTCATCATCTTTTTCGTAATAGCCTATTTAAATGACACACTTAAATAGAAATAATTTAAAAATAAGTAACACTGTTTGGCTTTTATTGTTTGGCACAGCAACAATAAAAGCTGCAAATTTTATGAGCATTCCATTTATCGCTATTTTTCTGATAAAGAATAGTGGGCTAAATGCGGTAGAAATTGGCTTGATTGTTGCACTTTCGCCTTTTGCTTCTTTAATGGGAGGTTTTTTAGGAGGGCAATTATCTGATATTTTTGGAAGAAAGAATTTATTATTCATATCACTTTCTTTTCTGCCCTTCGTGTTTTTAGGCTTTTATTTTTCAGCAGAGCTGAAGGATGCCCATACAAGAATTATTATCTTCGCCGTGCTTAATACGCTTTGCGGGTTTTTCTCCAGCTTATTTCACCCTGTAAGTGCCGCTCTAATGGGGGATCTTAGCCCTGTGGAGCTTAGAGGGAAAATCTATCAGCTACGGTATTTTTTTACCAATATTGGCGCTGCACTTGGCCCTGCGCTTGGCGGCTGGTTAGGGATAAATGCTTCCCGTGATAATTTCCTTTATACGTGTTATTTCTATATTTTTTATTTTTTAATTTTATCATTTGTTTTTTTCTACAACAGAAATAACGCTTTAACCTTAACAACGGTCAAGAGGCAAAAATTTAAAGAGTCATATACGGCCTTATTAGGAGATAAAAAACTACAAAGACTCATTCTGGGGGGGATTATTTTTAATTTATGCTACAGCCAGATAGAAAGTACGGTTGCACAAATTATTGCCAATAATTTCCATGATGGAATTAGATACTTTTCATATTTATTAACCGCAAATGGAATTATTGTAATTTCATTTCAGGCTCCAATTTATTGGTTAAGCAGAAGGCTTGGGTTGAATATTAGTCTGGTCGTAGGGTGTGGTGTTTTTTCTGTGGGCATGTTTTTAATGGCTTTTCAGGATATATCAATCATCTTTTTATTTGTTTCAATATTTTTTATAAGTATTGGCGAAGTGTTTGTTTTTCCAATTTCTACAGAGCTGATTGAACAGCTTGCCCCAGATTCACTCCGCGGGTCTTATTTTGGAGCGGCTACTTTTAGAAATTTAGGCCTCTCGATCGGGCCTATTATGGGTGGGTATATATTAACGTATTACGGTTCTAAATCATTATTCTTTACCGTTTCTATTCTGGCTATTGTATCTGTGCTTGTTTGCCTTTCAGGAAATAAAGCTAATTTAACCGCATTACAAAGAGATTGATTTAAATGGCGAAAGTATATATTACAGATCGAATTGTTAATCCAGATATTGAACGTGATATTTTAGGAGATGATGTCAGTTTGGAATTTGATAATAATGCTGAAGTATTAATGGTGTGGAGGCAGCATGTTGATAAGGATTTTATCGATCAGTTTCCCAAGCTGAAAGCAATTCAGCGCTATGGTGTGGGTTATGACAGGC encodes the following:
- a CDS encoding 2OG-Fe dioxygenase family protein — protein: MIQQEKERSTYAFQVPRTPFSFDIEPSLANKGFVLFCADHYESTDIDLYSKEFQELRESYSRLPIDRFMMDKGNYRQRRFARWKISKENMALECLPKGEFFQSKDVNHLNGGLARSFEPIEEKIANSKLIRGLIRFHYDKLQNDHAECLVYAHQIRIIGNVSLKGNPTPEGIHRDGHAYVAQIMIGRKNVLLAQSHIYDDHQELITSCELKKPLDSILIDDQRLLHSVDPMICEGNGKWATRDMLLLDFNPICSSSFS
- a CDS encoding MFS transporter, with translation MTHLNRNNLKISNTVWLLLFGTATIKAANFMSIPFIAIFLIKNSGLNAVEIGLIVALSPFASLMGGFLGGQLSDIFGRKNLLFISLSFLPFVFLGFYFSAELKDAHTRIIIFAVLNTLCGFFSSLFHPVSAALMGDLSPVELRGKIYQLRYFFTNIGAALGPALGGWLGINASRDNFLYTCYFYIFYFLILSFVFFYNRNNALTLTTVKRQKFKESYTALLGDKKLQRLILGGIIFNLCYSQIESTVAQIIANNFHDGIRYFSYLLTANGIIVISFQAPIYWLSRRLGLNISLVVGCGVFSVGMFLMAFQDISIIFLFVSIFFISIGEVFVFPISTELIEQLAPDSLRGSYFGAATFRNLGLSIGPIMGGYILTYYGSKSLFFTVSILAIVSVLVCLSGNKANLTALQRD